The Streptomyces sp. A2-16 sequence CCCGCGACGATGTACGGGTCGCTGAAGGAGACCTGCTTGGCGCGCTCCGCGGTGGTGGTGAAGTTGCAGACGACCGCGTCGACCTTCTTGGTCTGCAGGTTCGGGATGCGGTTGGCGGAGGTCGTGTCGACGACCTTCACCTTGACGCCGAGGGCCGTGGCCATCGCGGTGGCGACGTCGACGTCGAAGCCCTGCGGCTTGTTGTCCTTGCTCAGCGATCCGAACGGCGGGAACGTCAGACAGCTGGCCACGTTGAGCGTGCCGCGCTTGATGACCTGCTGGAGCGTCGAGGACTGGGCGGAGGAGCCGGTGGCGGTGCCGCCGGCGGAGCTGCACGCGGACAGGGATGCGGCGGCGGTCACACCAGCGCAAATCACCATCAAAGAGCGGGTACGGTGACGGAATCTCATTCGGGGACACCCTTCAGGGGAATGTTCTGCATTGCAAAACAACGTTTCGCAATGCGTTGCGCAGAAGCTAGTCCCGGGCTTTCGTGACCGTCAACCACCGATTTCAATATGTGACATCGAGTTTTGCTATGCAGCACGCTAGGATGCGCGCATGTCACCCGCCGACGACACCTCACCCCGCCGCAACGCCTCCTCCTCCCTGCGCCGCGCCCTGGGCATCCTGATGTACCTGGCCGAGGAGCGGAGCCATCCGCACGGCCCCACGCTCACCGACCTGGCCACCGGCCTGGAGCTGAGCAAGAGCACCGTGCTGCGGCTGGTCGCCCCGCTCAAGGACGTGCGGCTGGTCGACCAGGACCCCGAGTCGGGCCGCTACCGGCTCGGACCGCAGAACGCCCTGCTCGGCCAGGCCTATCTGGAGCGTCGCGACACCCGGCAGATCACCGCCCCCGCGCTGCACCGGCTGGCCGAGGAGAGCGGCGAGACGGTCCATCTGGTGAGCTTCGACCCGCCGGAGATCGTCTACATCGACAAGGTCGAGAGCCCCCGCGCGGTCCGCATGCACTCCCGTATCGGCGGCCGGCTGCCCGCCTACTGCACGGCGACCGGCAAGGTGTTCCTCGCGCACTCCGGGGACGACGTGGTCGACGGCGTGATCGCGGCGGGTCTGCCCGCCCGCACCCCGGCGACCATCACCTCCCCCGACCGGCTGCGCGCCGAGCTCGACCTCATCCGCCGGCGCGGCTACGCGGTGGACGACGTGGAGAACGAGCAGGACATCCGGTGTGTCGCCGCCCCGGTCCACGACCACACCGGAGCGGTCACCACGGCCGTCAGCATCTCGGGGCCCGCGGCCCGGGTCACCCGCGAACGGCTCCCCGAGCTGGGCACCCTGCTCATGTCCGCCACCCGCACCCTCACCGCAGACCTGGGCGGCACAGCGACGACGACCGCACAGGACTGATGCACCGGGCGGCGTGCGGCATCCGGGTGCTCGCGCACGCCTCTCGGCCCGGGCAGCGCGATGTACGACGGGTCCGTTCCTAGCTTTGCGGTATGACAATCGGATTTCCCTCCCGGATGGCCGTCTCGGCCTGCGCCCTGTGCACGACGGGCGTGCTGGTGTTCGCTTCCGCGACCGCGGCCGCCCAACCGGGCTCCGACCCCGGCGCACCCGGCGGACGACACGCCGCGGCCTTGTCGCCCGCCCTGCTGTACCGCTCCGGCACCCAGGTCCGGCCGCACCGGGGCGCGCCCCGGGTCCCGGAGGTGTCGGCGCTGTCGTGGGTGGTCGCGGACGCCCACAGCGGGGAGGTGCTGGCCGCGCACGACGCCCATCGCAGGCTCCCGCCGGCCAGCACGCTCAAGACCCTGTTCGCGCTGACCGTGCTGCCGACGCTGCCGGGCGGCCTCAGGCACCGGGTCGCCGAGGAGGAGCTCGCGGACATCGGGCCCGGCAGCAGTCTCGTCGGGGTCGCTGAAGGGGAGACGTACCAGGTGGCCGACCTGTGGCGCGGGGTCTTCCTCAACTCCGGGAACGACGCCGTGCACGTCCTGGCCCGGCTCAGCGGCGGCTGGCGCGCGACGGCCACCCGGATGCAGGCCAAGGCCCGCGCCCTGGGCGCCCGTGACACCCACGTCCGCTCCCCCGACGGCTACGACAGCCCGGGCCAGGTCTCCTCCGCCTACGACCTCGCGGTGTTCGGCCGGGCGGGGCTGCGCAACCCCGACTTCGCGCGGTACTGCGGCACGGCCGAGGCGAAGTTCCCCGGCCGGGGCGGATGGTCGTACGGGATCCAGAACACCAACCGGCTGCTGACCGGCGCCGACGGCGTCAGGCGCTATCCCGGGCTGATCGGGATCAAGAACGGCTACACGAGTCACGCCGGCAACACCCTCGTCGCGGCCGCCCGCCGGGGTGAGCGGACACTGGTCGTGACGGTGATGAACCCTCGGGAGGGCGGTGGCTTCGCCGTCTACGAGGAGGCGCGCGAACTGCTCGACTGGGGGTTCGGCGCGGCCGGCCGGGTGGATCCGGTGGGATCGCTGGACGCGTTGCGGGCGAGACCGCGGCCGGGGCCCGAGCCCGCTGCCGTGCCGGTCGCGGCGGCGGTCGCGCCGGACGACGACGGGCCCGGCTGGCTGGAGACCTGGGCCATCCTGGGCGCGGCGGGGCTCGGCGCGGGATCGATGGCGGTGGCGCTGCGGTCCCGGATCGGGCGTGCGACGCGGGACTGACCCGTCGGGAGCCACAGCAGCAGGCCGAGGGTGATCCAGGTGTAGGCGTTGCTGCCGAGGAAGCCGTCGACGCCCGACGCGTCGTCGAACCACAGCCACACCACGCTGGTGCACAGCACGGCGTACAGGGCGCCCGCGATCCGCGGGTGCCCGCTCCGCACGAGAACGGCGAAGGACGGCAGCAGCCACACCAGGTGGTGCACCCAGGTGATCGGGCTGACCAGGCACGCGGTCAGCCCGGTCAGGGCGAACGCGGCGGCCCAGTCCCCCGCCGCCACGGCCCGCCGGGCCCGTACGGCCCACACGCCCAGGGTCAGCAGCACGGCCACCGCCCAGACCGCGCGGTCCTCCTCGCCGAGCCGCGCCAGGATGCCCTGCAGCGACTGGTTGGAGACGTAGTCCAGGCGGCCCACCCTGGACGTGTCCCACAGGGCGCCGGTCCAGTAGAAGCGTGAGGCGTCCGGCGCCACGACGGCCGTGAGGCCCGTCGCCGCCAGTGCCACGGCCGTGGCGACCGCCGCGGCCCGCCGGCGGCCGGCGACCAGGAGCAGTCCGATGAAGAGGGCCGGCGTGAGCTTCACCGCGGCGGCCAGCCCGATCCCGGCACCGGCCCAGCGCTCCCGACCCGTCGCGAGGAGCCACGCGTCGACCAGGACGAGCGCCAGCAGCACGAGGTTGACCTGGCCGAAGCTGAAGGTGTCGCGCAGCGGTTCGAACAGCGCGAGCGCGCAGGCCCCCAGGGCACAGCCGTACCAGCCGTGGCGCCGCCAGGCCCGGCCGGTGAGCAGGCGCATCACCACCGCCAGGGCCGCCAGGTTGAGCAGCAGGCCCACCGCGATCGCCGCACGCAGGCCGAGCAGGGCCATCGGGAGCATGGCGACGGCCGCGAACGGCGGGTAGGTGAAGCCGTACGTCGTCCCCGGCACCCGGTAGTCGTAGAGCCGCCCGCCGTGGTGGACCCAGGTGTCGACGGCCCCGTGGTAGACGCGCAGATCGAACCAGTCGCGCAGGAGAGGCACGGTCGCGGTGAAGACGGTCACCGCGGCGACGGCGGCGAGGGCCAGCAGCAGCCTGCCGCGGTCCGTGGCCGGCGCCCTCATGCCGTGCGTCCCGTCGCCGGGGCCTGGGCCGTCTGGTGGGCCTGGACCAGCACGACCAGCGCGAGCACGCCCCCGGAGACGGCGAGGACGAGCTGCCCTGCGTCGGCCGGGCTGCCGCTCGGGAGGGTGGCGAGCGCGAGCACACCCGTCACGGCGGCCAGCCGGTGCCGCACCGACGCGCTCGGTGCGGCGGCCGCTATCAGGAACAGCCCCCACAGCGCGTACCAGGGGCGGATCGCCGGGCCGAGAGCGGCGACGACGGCGAGGCTCAGGCCAAGGGCGTAGACGGGGCGCGGACGCAGCCGCAGCCATATGCAGCCGATGACGGCGACGGCGGTCATGACGCCGAGGGCGTGCCAGAACGGGAGGGCCAGCGGGGCCAGATCGCTGCCGAGGCGTTCCAGCAGGGCTCCGGTGGCGCGGCCGAGGAGGCTGGTGAGGGCCCAGTTCCCGGACGAGACCGGGGTGTTGAGGGCGCCGATCCAGCCGTAGCCGGTGCCCGCCACGGCTGTCGCGGCGACAGTGGTGGCGGCTGCCGAGACGGCGGCCGTGAGAACGGCTCTCGGCGGACGGTCACCGGCCCGGACGCGCAGCACGACGATCGCCGCGAGCCCCAGCGCGGCGGGGGCCTTGACCAGCGACGCGAGCGTCACCAGTACGGCGCCCAGGATCGGCCACCGGCCCAGCGCGGCGACCAGGCCGAGGCCGAGCAGACCGAGCATGACGGCGTCGTTGTGGGCGCCGGCGACCAGGTGCAGCAGCACGAGCGGGTTGAGGGCGCCCAGCCAGAGCGCGGCGGCCGGGTCGGCGCCGCTGTGGCGGGCCAGACGGGGCAGTGCGGTCGCCATGAGGGCCACCCCGAGCAGGGCGACCAGCCGCATCCCGAACAGACCGGCGGGGAGTTCACCGCGGGACGCCTTGGCCAGTGCGGAGGCCACGCCGAGGAACACGGGGCCGTACGGGGCGGCCGTATGGCGCCACATGGGGGCGACCTCGTCGGCGAGGGGGCCGCCGAGCAGGGCGGGGCCGTGGCTGTAGACGTCCAAGTGGGCGTCGGCCATGGCGCCTTGTGCGAGATAGCTGTAGACGTCCCGGCTGAACAGGGGCGGGGCGAGCAGCAGCGGGATCGACCAGATGACGAGGACCCCCATCAGCTCGCGGGTTCCGGGCCGCCGCTCGGGGCTGCGCACCAGACGGCCGAGGAGCAGCCAGGCGGCGATCAGGAGGACGACGCCGAAGTAGGCGCCGACCAGGCCCAGGGCGGCCTGGGGCGAGGACGCGTCCGGCAGCTCCCGGGCGGGCAGGGCACCGGCCGTCTCACCGCCCAGTGCGAGGAAGGCGGTTCCGGCCAGGCCCAGCGTCCGGCAGCGGCGGAGATCGACGGGGAAAGCCATGGCCAACACTCCGTCAGCGTGTCGACGCGGGGTGGCCGGAAGGCGACGTGCCCCTCTCGGGACGGCGGCGGCTTCGCGACGAGCGCGTGCCGGGGCGTGCCCGTGGTGCCGTCCAATCAGGCATGTCTTGGGCCGAACTGCGCGTGCTGGCCCGTCGATCGCGGGCCCGCACGTCAGGGTGAGGGTCCGCGGCTCCCGAGAGGCGGGGCCGTTCGGTCATCGAGCAGACAGGAGCGATGATGCGTCAGCGAAAGCAGCGCACCGAAGTCACCGACTCGATGCGACAGGACAACACACGCAGGGCCGAGCCGGTCGCCGGTCCGTCGCGGCGGGCCGCCGCGGTGGGCATGTGCGCCATGGCGGTGCTGCTGGCCGGATGCACCATGCCCGCCCCGCACGTCCCCCTGCGGGAGAACGCGCAGGGAGGACGGAACTTCTACGTCAGTCCGCAGGGTGACGACGGCAACGACGGCCGGACCCCACAGTCCGCCTGGCGCACCCTCCGCCACGCCGACGCCCTGCGGTTCAGGCCGGCCGACCGACTGCGGCTTCAGGGCGGCGCCCGGTTCCGGGGGACGCTGAGCATCGGCCAAGGAGACGCCGGCGACCCCCGCAGACCCGTGGTGATCGAGTCCTACGGCAAGGGCCGCGCGACGATCCTGGCGAGCGGGTCGCGCGCGATCGAGGTGCACAACACGAGCGGTGTCGCCCTGCGCGACCTGGTCGTCGTGGGCGACGCGGCGGCCTACCGGACCCAGGACGGCATCGCCTTCGTCAGCGATCTGCCCGGCGACCGGAAGCTGCCGTACGTGCGGGTCTCGGGCGTCGAGGTGAAGAACTTCCGCAACGGCATCCGGCTGCACGGCGGCAAGGAGGCGTCGGGCTTCCGGGACGTGCTGATCAGCGACACCTCGCTGCACACCAACCAGGACGCGGGGCTCGTGGCCGACGGCCCCGCCTTCGACGCGGACGCGCCCGCCTACGCGCACGAGGACGTGACCGTCTCGGGCGTGACGGCGTTCGACAACGTCGGCGACCCGCAGGCCTCCGAACGCAACACCGGCAGCGGCATCGTCCTGGGCAGCATCCGGCGCGGCCGGGTCGAGCAGTCGGTCGCCCATGACAACGGGGAGCTCTCCTCGCCGGACGCGATGGAGGGCCCCGAGGGCATCTGGACGTACGACTCGACGCGGATGACGCTCCAGAAGAACGTCTCCTACGGCAATCGCAC is a genomic window containing:
- a CDS encoding glycosyltransferase 87 family protein, producing the protein MRAPATDRGRLLLALAAVAAVTVFTATVPLLRDWFDLRVYHGAVDTWVHHGGRLYDYRVPGTTYGFTYPPFAAVAMLPMALLGLRAAIAVGLLLNLAALAVVMRLLTGRAWRRHGWYGCALGACALALFEPLRDTFSFGQVNLVLLALVLVDAWLLATGRERWAGAGIGLAAAVKLTPALFIGLLLVAGRRRAAAVATAVALAATGLTAVVAPDASRFYWTGALWDTSRVGRLDYVSNQSLQGILARLGEEDRAVWAVAVLLTLGVWAVRARRAVAAGDWAAAFALTGLTACLVSPITWVHHLVWLLPSFAVLVRSGHPRIAGALYAVLCTSVVWLWFDDASGVDGFLGSNAYTWITLGLLLWLPTGQSRVARPIRDRSATAIDPAPSPAAPRMAQVSSQPGPSSSGATAAATGTAAGSGPGRGLARNASSDPTGSTRPAAPNPQSSSSRASS
- a CDS encoding IclR family transcriptional regulator, with protein sequence MSPADDTSPRRNASSSLRRALGILMYLAEERSHPHGPTLTDLATGLELSKSTVLRLVAPLKDVRLVDQDPESGRYRLGPQNALLGQAYLERRDTRQITAPALHRLAEESGETVHLVSFDPPEIVYIDKVESPRAVRMHSRIGGRLPAYCTATGKVFLAHSGDDVVDGVIAAGLPARTPATITSPDRLRAELDLIRRRGYAVDDVENEQDIRCVAAPVHDHTGAVTTAVSISGPAARVTRERLPELGTLLMSATRTLTADLGGTATTTAQD
- the mptB gene encoding polyprenol phosphomannose-dependent alpha 1,6 mannosyltransferase MptB; amino-acid sequence: MAFPVDLRRCRTLGLAGTAFLALGGETAGALPARELPDASSPQAALGLVGAYFGVVLLIAAWLLLGRLVRSPERRPGTRELMGVLVIWSIPLLLAPPLFSRDVYSYLAQGAMADAHLDVYSHGPALLGGPLADEVAPMWRHTAAPYGPVFLGVASALAKASRGELPAGLFGMRLVALLGVALMATALPRLARHSGADPAAALWLGALNPLVLLHLVAGAHNDAVMLGLLGLGLVAALGRWPILGAVLVTLASLVKAPAALGLAAIVVLRVRAGDRPPRAVLTAAVSAAATTVAATAVAGTGYGWIGALNTPVSSGNWALTSLLGRATGALLERLGSDLAPLALPFWHALGVMTAVAVIGCIWLRLRPRPVYALGLSLAVVAALGPAIRPWYALWGLFLIAAAAPSASVRHRLAAVTGVLALATLPSGSPADAGQLVLAVSGGVLALVVLVQAHQTAQAPATGRTA
- a CDS encoding right-handed parallel beta-helix repeat-containing protein → MMRQRKQRTEVTDSMRQDNTRRAEPVAGPSRRAAAVGMCAMAVLLAGCTMPAPHVPLRENAQGGRNFYVSPQGDDGNDGRTPQSAWRTLRHADALRFRPADRLRLQGGARFRGTLSIGQGDAGDPRRPVVIESYGKGRATILASGSRAIEVHNTSGVALRDLVVVGDAAAYRTQDGIAFVSDLPGDRKLPYVRVSGVEVKNFRNGIRLHGGKEASGFRDVLISDTSLHTNQDAGLVADGPAFDADAPAYAHEDVTVSGVTAFDNVGDPQASERNTGSGIVLGSIRRGRVEQSVAHDNGELSSPDAMEGPEGIWTYDSTRMTLQKNVSYGNRTGSRVDGGGFGLDNNVSHSVMQYNLAYGNDGAGFLAYSAVANTAQTGNTIRYNISHDDSRKLQEYGGIVAFGSRVTNLAIYHNTVLITANGAVRAPALRLEPSLGSVTVRNNVFVTDGPPIVASQNAFLPSDVTMQGNDYYSPQGWNLQWGDGSFTDLASWRLATGQETLGQRATGTDVDPCLTQVPLSAAGPNLHGAGPTRGALASQCTHTLTGAAVNLRNLGVNPGPMDYFGAPLKGSPGVGAVQLAPAA